From uncultured Bacteroides sp.:
TTGAAACTGATGAATATCCCGATATAATAAGACTTTCCTGCTTTCAACACTGCAAGCGTAAGTTCCTGGATATTGAAGCAGATAAGGATGCCACTCAAATAATAGATGTGATCAATAAGCTTTATAGGAAAGAGCATAAAATAGGGAAGCACTGGAAACCCGACAGGATATTAGAATACAGAAAAAAGTATGCCCCACCCATATTAAAGGAACTCAAAAGAAAACTCTTAAAAATACAATCCAATCCTTCCATGCTTCCAAAGAGCCCACTCTCGAAGGCGATTAATTATACCCTGAACGAGTATGACGCATTGTGCAATTATATAGACAGACCAGAATATGCCCTTGATAATAATGCCATAGAACGATACATGAGGTACATAAGCTTAAGCAGGAAGAACTCTCTGTTTTGCGGAAGCCACGACGGAGCAAAGAGAACAGCACTGCTTTACTCACTGGCTTGCTCATGCAGGCTAAATGGAATAAACACG
This genomic window contains:
- a CDS encoding transposase, whose amino-acid sequence is QYFYEKGSRSREVLTNYIGEEYKGAIQSDGLIDYKILETDEYPDIIRLSCFQHCKRKFLDIEADKDATQIIDVINKLYRKEHKIGKHWKPDRILEYRKKYAPPILKELKRKLLKIQSNPSMLPKSPLSKAINYTLNEYDALCNYIDRPEYALDNNAIERYMRYISLSRKNSLFCGSHDGAKRTALLYSLACSCRLNGINTFEYFTDILNRMAYINPNASDEVYQKLLPNSWTKE